From Streptomyces sp. NBC_01754, a single genomic window includes:
- a CDS encoding non-ribosomal peptide synthetase translates to MEGPSATYNIPLAVRLTGPVDPETLRQALADVLTRHEVLRTTYPVHEGEPRQHITPADETTVPLSVVCATEDELPGRLADETAHLFDLATELPLHAVLFETAPNRSVLALVTHHIASDGWSHTPLMRDLGTAYTARAEGTAPAWEPLPVQYADYALWQRDLLADHEEKQLAHWRETLDRLPTEVTLPTSRPRPVVASYLGATHTVHCPAETHQALTTLAREHGVTLFMAAQAATAVLLARSGAGTDIPLGSLVAGRTDEALEDLVGFFANTLVLRTDVSGDPTFRELLDRVRETDLAAWAQQELPFDRLVEALNPERSAARHPLFQVMLTLAEAAEATPKLPGVGAEARQLSAGTAKFDLTVNFYEHRDRAGHPDGLDIVLEYATDLYDADTVEAAAERLARVLDAAIADPDVKVADIELLSARQRRELLTDYNDTAAALPQGTLHGLFAAQAARTPDAVALECGRRTMSYRELDRASDVFARRLAARGIQPGSTTGLYLDRSAEFMIAALAVLKSGGAYVPLDPRQPENRLAFILADTGAPLLVTDRSADEVPFARGLDVFAAPDIAAPDIAALLADTETGPLDVAVHPDQLAYVMYTSGSSGMPKGVANTHRNVVELALDPWWGAGERHRRVLAYSPLAFDSSTYELWVPLLSGGTAVVLPVVKVDVAELGEALVRHGISAVYFTTALFDAMASEAVECLAGLSEIWTGGDVLSPVALRKVLDACPATSVVHAYGPTESTVFCSYQVFGAARRAVERLHLGVPMANTRMYVLDARLRPVVPGVVGELYVAGTHLARGYLGRAALSAERFVADPFGPAGERMYRTGDLARWNEHGEMVFEGRADQQVKLRGFRIEPGEIETVLLDQAFVAQAAVIVREDRPGDKRLVAYTVPAAGTRIDTDVLRRDCVHRLAEYMVPSAFVELDVLPLTANGKLDRRALPAPRTGGGVGGRQGRTPTEEVLCGLFADALGLPAVSIDDDFFRLGGHSLLGTRLVSRIRQLLGARVSVRDLFRCPSVARFAQFLAETDGGDRRPVLGAAARPDRVPLSAAQRRLWFLDQMEGPSATYNIPLAVRLTGALDADALHLALRDVIGRHEALRTVFPAEQGTPYQLAVPADEARVDLPVIPATADALPAVLRDLSATTFDLSRELPIRADLVKISDDQHVLLLVVHHIASDGWSHTPLMRDLGTAYTARTEGTAPAWEPLPVQYADYALWQRDLLADHEDRQLAYWRGALERLPQEVTLPADRARPATASYRGASLTVQCPADLHEALTRLARENGTTLFMVAQAATAVLLTRSGAGPDIPLGSPVAGRTDEALEDLVGFFVNTLVLRTDVSGNPTFRELLERVRATDLAAWAHQDVPFDRLVETLNPERSAARHSLFQVMLSVTDAAGPVPELGGLRAESEFTALDIAKFDLTFTFHEHRTGDGGPAGLGITVEYATDLYDPATVSAVTARLVRLLEAAAGTPDVPIADLDVLAAQERRQLLDTWHGTPHSRPAASLPQLFAAQAARTPDAVAVTLAGRHLTYAELDRRANRLAHRLIEQGARPGSRVVLFLERSLEAVVAILAIVKTGAVYVPLDTRYPTERIELIVRMSGSTLFLTDREPDGLELPQDARTLNVADDTQGLPETAPWIEIHPGQPAYAMFTSGSTGVPKGVVVTHHNVAELAADTAFTSDAHRRVLLHSPLAFDATTYELWAPLLSGGTLVVAPPGLLDTAALAKILAEESITGLWLTVGLFRLVAEEDPGAFAGLGELWTGGDVVPPEAVRRVTDACPDLIVVNGYGPTETTTFATSHPLHRPFDYDGALPIGRPLDNTRLYVLDEHLALLAPGVPGELYIAGTGLAQGYLDRPALTAERFVADPYGSAGSRMYRTGDLVRWSRKGEIEYLGRADQQVKLRGFRIEPGETESALMTHASVTQAAVIVREDRPGDKRLVAYLVGTTDTPWNPDALRTHAGELLPDYMVPSAFVLLDALPLTANGKLDRRALPRPALDGESDGRAPRNPREEVLCALFADVLGVPTVSIDDDFFRLGGHSLLATRLVSRIRTALGAELPVPALFENPNVASLAERLDRAQSARPKLRPMRRMGASQ, encoded by the coding sequence ATGGAGGGACCCTCCGCCACCTACAACATCCCCCTCGCCGTCCGCCTCACCGGCCCCGTCGACCCCGAAACCCTGCGGCAGGCCCTCGCCGACGTCCTCACCCGCCACGAGGTCCTGCGAACGACCTACCCCGTCCACGAGGGAGAGCCCCGGCAGCACATCACCCCCGCCGACGAAACGACCGTCCCGCTGAGCGTCGTCTGCGCCACCGAGGACGAACTGCCCGGCCGGCTGGCCGACGAGACCGCGCACCTCTTCGACCTCGCCACCGAACTTCCCCTGCACGCGGTGCTGTTCGAGACCGCCCCGAACCGAAGCGTCCTCGCCCTCGTCACCCACCACATCGCCTCCGACGGCTGGTCCCACACACCCCTCATGCGGGACCTCGGCACCGCCTACACCGCCCGCGCCGAAGGCACCGCACCCGCGTGGGAGCCACTGCCCGTCCAGTACGCCGACTACGCCCTGTGGCAGCGCGACCTCCTCGCCGACCACGAGGAGAAGCAGCTCGCCCACTGGCGCGAGACACTCGACCGGCTGCCCACCGAGGTGACCCTGCCCACCAGCCGGCCCCGCCCGGTCGTGGCCTCCTACCTCGGCGCCACCCACACCGTGCACTGCCCGGCCGAGACCCACCAGGCTCTCACCACCCTGGCCCGCGAGCACGGCGTCACCCTCTTCATGGCCGCCCAGGCGGCCACCGCGGTCCTCCTGGCACGCTCCGGCGCCGGTACCGACATCCCGCTCGGCTCCCTCGTCGCCGGCCGCACCGACGAAGCCCTGGAAGACCTGGTCGGTTTCTTCGCCAACACACTGGTCCTGCGCACCGACGTCTCCGGAGACCCGACCTTCCGCGAACTCCTCGACCGGGTCCGCGAGACCGACCTGGCAGCCTGGGCACAGCAGGAACTTCCCTTCGACCGGCTCGTCGAGGCCCTCAACCCCGAGCGCTCCGCGGCCCGCCACCCCCTCTTCCAGGTCATGCTCACCCTCGCCGAAGCAGCCGAGGCGACACCGAAACTCCCCGGGGTGGGTGCCGAGGCCCGGCAACTCAGCGCGGGCACCGCAAAATTCGACCTGACCGTCAACTTCTACGAGCACCGCGACCGGGCCGGCCACCCCGACGGACTCGACATCGTCCTGGAGTACGCCACCGACCTGTACGACGCCGACACCGTCGAGGCAGCCGCCGAACGCCTCGCGCGGGTCCTGGACGCCGCCATCGCCGACCCGGACGTCAAGGTCGCCGACATCGAACTGCTCTCGGCCCGCCAACGCCGCGAGCTGCTCACGGACTACAACGACACCGCCGCCGCCCTGCCCCAGGGCACACTGCACGGGCTGTTCGCCGCGCAGGCCGCCCGGACCCCGGACGCCGTGGCGCTGGAGTGCGGCAGGCGGACGATGAGCTACCGCGAGCTGGACCGCGCCTCGGACGTATTCGCCCGCCGGCTGGCCGCGCGGGGCATCCAGCCCGGTTCCACCACCGGCCTCTACCTCGACCGCTCGGCAGAGTTCATGATCGCGGCCCTCGCCGTCCTCAAGAGCGGCGGCGCGTATGTCCCGCTCGACCCGCGCCAGCCGGAGAACCGCCTCGCCTTCATCCTCGCCGACACCGGCGCCCCGCTCCTCGTCACCGACCGCTCCGCAGACGAAGTGCCGTTCGCCCGCGGCCTGGACGTGTTCGCCGCCCCCGACATCGCCGCCCCCGACATCGCCGCGCTCCTCGCCGACACCGAGACCGGCCCGCTCGATGTGGCGGTCCACCCCGATCAGCTTGCCTATGTGATGTACACGTCGGGTTCGAGTGGTATGCCGAAGGGTGTTGCCAATACGCACCGTAATGTGGTCGAGCTGGCGCTTGATCCGTGGTGGGGTGCGGGGGAGCGGCATCGGAGGGTGCTTGCGTATTCGCCGCTCGCTTTTGATTCCTCGACCTATGAGTTGTGGGTTCCGTTGCTGAGTGGCGGGACGGCTGTCGTTCTTCCGGTCGTGAAGGTCGATGTCGCCGAGCTGGGTGAGGCGCTGGTGCGGCACGGGATCAGTGCGGTGTATTTCACGACGGCGCTTTTCGACGCGATGGCCTCGGAGGCTGTGGAGTGTCTGGCGGGTCTGTCGGAGATCTGGACGGGCGGTGATGTGCTGTCTCCGGTCGCGTTGCGGAAGGTGCTTGACGCCTGTCCGGCGACGTCCGTGGTCCATGCCTATGGTCCGACCGAGTCCACGGTTTTCTGCAGTTATCAGGTCTTCGGTGCTGCCCGGCGGGCGGTCGAGCGTCTTCATCTGGGTGTTCCGATGGCCAATACGCGTATGTATGTTCTCGATGCGCGGCTGCGGCCTGTCGTTCCCGGGGTGGTGGGGGAGCTGTACGTTGCGGGCACGCATCTGGCCCGGGGGTATCTCGGGCGTGCTGCTCTGTCGGCGGAGCGGTTCGTCGCCGATCCGTTCGGGCCCGCCGGTGAGCGGATGTACCGTACCGGAGATCTCGCCCGCTGGAACGAGCACGGTGAGATGGTCTTCGAGGGCCGTGCGGACCAGCAGGTCAAGCTCCGCGGTTTCCGTATCGAGCCCGGTGAGATCGAGACGGTTCTGCTCGACCAGGCCTTCGTGGCCCAGGCCGCGGTGATCGTCCGCGAGGACCGGCCCGGCGACAAACGCCTCGTCGCCTACACCGTCCCGGCTGCGGGAACCCGTATCGACACCGACGTCCTGCGCCGTGACTGCGTGCACCGGCTCGCGGAGTACATGGTGCCCTCCGCCTTCGTGGAACTCGACGTCCTGCCGCTGACCGCCAACGGCAAACTCGACCGCCGCGCCCTGCCCGCCCCGCGTACCGGCGGCGGCGTCGGGGGACGCCAGGGCCGCACTCCCACCGAGGAAGTCCTCTGCGGGCTGTTCGCCGACGCCCTCGGGCTGCCGGCCGTCTCCATCGACGACGACTTCTTCCGCCTCGGCGGCCACTCCCTCCTCGGCACAAGACTGGTCAGCCGCATCCGGCAGCTCCTCGGCGCCCGGGTCTCCGTACGCGACCTCTTCCGCTGCCCCAGCGTCGCCCGGTTCGCCCAGTTCCTCGCCGAGACCGACGGCGGAGACCGCCGCCCGGTCCTCGGCGCCGCCGCACGGCCGGACCGCGTCCCGCTCTCCGCGGCCCAGCGCCGCCTGTGGTTCCTCGACCAGATGGAGGGACCCTCCGCCACCTACAACATCCCCCTCGCCGTCCGCCTCACCGGCGCCCTCGACGCCGACGCGCTGCACCTGGCCCTCCGCGACGTCATCGGCCGCCACGAGGCACTCCGCACGGTCTTCCCCGCCGAACAGGGCACCCCGTACCAGCTGGCCGTGCCGGCCGACGAGGCACGCGTCGATCTCCCCGTCATCCCGGCCACGGCCGACGCGCTCCCCGCCGTCCTGCGGGATCTCTCCGCCACCACCTTCGACCTCTCCCGCGAACTGCCGATCCGCGCCGACCTGGTGAAGATCTCCGACGACCAGCACGTCCTGCTCCTGGTCGTACACCACATCGCCTCCGACGGCTGGTCCCACACACCCCTCATGCGGGACCTCGGCACCGCCTACACCGCCCGCACCGAAGGCACCGCACCCGCGTGGGAGCCACTGCCCGTCCAGTACGCCGACTACGCCCTGTGGCAGCGCGACCTCCTCGCCGACCACGAGGACCGCCAGCTCGCCTACTGGCGCGGCGCCCTGGAGCGGCTCCCTCAGGAGGTGACCCTCCCCGCCGACCGGGCCCGGCCGGCCACCGCCTCGTACCGGGGCGCCTCACTGACCGTCCAGTGCCCCGCCGATCTCCACGAGGCGCTGACCCGGCTGGCCCGCGAGAACGGCACCACGCTCTTCATGGTCGCCCAGGCGGCCACCGCGGTCCTCCTGACACGCTCCGGGGCGGGCCCCGACATCCCGCTCGGCTCACCCGTCGCCGGCCGCACCGACGAAGCCCTGGAAGACCTGGTCGGCTTCTTCGTCAACACACTGGTCCTGCGCACCGACGTCAGCGGCAACCCGACCTTCCGCGAACTCCTGGAGCGGGTCCGGGCCACCGACCTCGCGGCCTGGGCCCACCAGGACGTCCCCTTCGACCGGCTCGTGGAGACACTCAATCCCGAGCGCTCCGCAGCCCGCCACTCGCTCTTCCAGGTCATGCTGTCGGTGACCGACGCGGCAGGTCCGGTGCCCGAACTCGGCGGCCTGCGAGCCGAGTCCGAGTTCACCGCACTCGACATCGCCAAGTTCGACCTGACCTTCACCTTCCACGAGCACCGGACCGGCGACGGCGGCCCGGCCGGCCTCGGCATCACCGTCGAATACGCCACCGACCTCTACGACCCCGCCACCGTCTCGGCCGTCACCGCACGGCTGGTCCGCCTCCTCGAAGCGGCCGCCGGCACCCCGGACGTCCCGATCGCGGACCTCGACGTACTGGCTGCCCAGGAACGCAGGCAACTCCTCGACACCTGGCACGGCACCCCGCACAGCCGTCCCGCCGCCTCACTGCCCCAGCTGTTCGCCGCCCAGGCCGCCCGCACACCGGACGCCGTCGCCGTCACCCTGGCCGGCCGCCACCTCACGTACGCGGAGCTCGACCGGCGCGCCAACCGGCTGGCCCACCGGCTGATCGAACAGGGCGCACGGCCCGGCTCCCGGGTGGTCCTCTTCCTCGAACGCTCCCTCGAAGCCGTCGTGGCGATCCTCGCGATCGTCAAGACCGGCGCGGTGTACGTCCCACTCGACACCCGCTACCCGACAGAACGCATCGAACTCATCGTGCGCATGTCCGGCAGCACGCTCTTCCTCACCGACCGCGAGCCGGACGGTCTCGAACTGCCGCAGGACGCACGGACCCTGAACGTGGCCGACGACACCCAGGGCCTGCCGGAGACGGCACCCTGGATCGAGATCCACCCCGGACAACCGGCCTACGCGATGTTCACCTCCGGCTCGACCGGTGTACCGAAGGGCGTCGTCGTCACCCACCACAACGTCGCCGAACTGGCCGCCGACACCGCCTTCACCTCCGACGCCCACCGCCGGGTCCTGCTCCACTCACCACTCGCCTTCGACGCCACCACCTATGAGCTGTGGGCGCCCCTGCTGTCCGGCGGAACCCTGGTCGTCGCCCCACCCGGGCTGCTCGACACCGCCGCGCTCGCAAAGATCCTCGCCGAGGAGTCGATCACCGGGCTGTGGCTCACGGTGGGTCTGTTCCGGCTGGTCGCGGAGGAGGACCCGGGCGCGTTCGCCGGCCTGGGCGAGCTGTGGACGGGCGGTGACGTCGTGCCGCCGGAGGCGGTGCGCCGGGTGACCGACGCCTGCCCGGACCTGATCGTGGTCAATGGATACGGGCCGACGGAGACGACGACGTTCGCCACCTCGCACCCGCTGCACCGGCCCTTCGACTACGACGGCGCCCTCCCCATCGGACGCCCCCTGGACAACACCCGCCTCTACGTCCTCGACGAACACCTCGCACTCCTCGCCCCCGGCGTCCCCGGCGAGCTGTACATCGCCGGCACCGGACTCGCCCAGGGCTACCTGGACCGGCCCGCGCTCACCGCTGAACGGTTCGTCGCCGACCCCTACGGCTCCGCGGGTTCCCGCATGTACCGCACCGGCGACCTCGTGCGCTGGTCGCGGAAGGGCGAGATCGAGTACCTGGGCCGGGCGGACCAGCAGGTGAAACTGCGAGGCTTCCGCATCGAACCGGGCGAGACCGAATCCGCGCTGATGACACACGCCTCCGTCACCCAGGCCGCGGTGATCGTCCGCGAGGACCGCCCCGGCGACAAACGCCTCGTCGCCTACCTCGTCGGCACAACCGACACCCCATGGAACCCGGACGCGCTGCGCACCCACGCCGGCGAACTCCTGCCCGACTACATGGTCCCCTCCGCCTTCGTCCTCCTGGACGCCCTGCCGCTGACCGCCAACGGCAAACTCGACCGCCGCGCCCTGCCGCGGCCCGCACTCGACGGCGAGAGCGACGGCCGCGCCCCGCGCAACCCCCGCGAGGAAGTGCTCTGCGCACTGTTCGCCGACGTCCTCGGCGTCCCCACCGTCTCCATCGACGACGACTTCTTCCGCCTCGGCGGGCACTCACTGCTCGCCACCCGGCTCGTCAGCCGGATCCGTACCGCCCTCGGGGCCGAACTCCCGGTCCCCGCCCTCTTCGAGAACCCGAACGTGGCCAGCCTGGCCGAGCGGCTCGACCGCGCCCAGAGCGCGCGCCCGAAGCTGCGGCCGATGCGCCGGATGGGAGCCTCCCAGTGA